A DNA window from Acinetobacter sp. 10FS3-1 contains the following coding sequences:
- the greB gene encoding transcription elongation factor GreB yields the protein MKSNLITRGGHDKLVAELKNLWHEERPEITKKVNWAASLGDRSENADYQYNKQLLRKIDRRVRYLGKRLEELKIIDFSPEQEGKVYFGAWVEIENEQGEQKNLRIVGVDEIYDHHPQHISIESPMARALLGKQVDDEIEVITPSGKKLWYINSIDYEKPENSAN from the coding sequence ATGAAATCAAACCTGATCACCCGTGGCGGACACGATAAATTAGTGGCAGAACTTAAGAATCTGTGGCATGAAGAACGTCCGGAAATTACCAAAAAGGTAAACTGGGCGGCCAGTCTGGGCGACCGTTCAGAGAACGCCGATTACCAGTACAACAAGCAGTTGTTACGCAAGATTGACCGTCGAGTGCGTTATCTGGGTAAGCGTTTAGAAGAGCTAAAAATTATTGATTTTTCACCTGAACAGGAAGGAAAAGTCTATTTTGGAGCCTGGGTTGAAATTGAAAATGAACAGGGTGAACAAAAGAATTTGCGGATCGTCGGGGTCGATGAAATTTATGATCATCATCCACAGCATATTTCGATTGAGTCTCCTATGGCACGTGCCTTGTTGGGCAAGCAGGTGGATGACGAAATCGAGGTTATTACACCGTCAGGTAAGAAGCTTTGGTATATCAACTCGATTGATTATGAAAAGCCAGAAAATTCAGCAAATTAA
- a CDS encoding transglycosylase SLT domain-containing protein produces the protein MHSSSTTGSTRLCLRSFISSLPVKALVLSTVFIPFHSLNASNTALQYDQVVNSQQLTVVAVKNPSTVFQDGEHLHGFGYDLVRSYANNLNVKLDFKIVPDNATALLWVAKGKANLAMTTSDIQAIEKQRLTGFSATCGDQYSLSSNGLNTNLNLVFKSANDPLSQTASAFVCRGKQSGVIKQLASFYNRNVVQQESWNTIQRDLSNRLPIYQASFKQTAKQYDLDWHLLAAIGYQESYLKPNSVSPTGVRGLMMLTNSTAKAMGVSNRTDPLQSIQGGAKYYDQMLDRYEHIPYPDRNWFALVAYNMGPGAVNQLQKRIQAQGKNPNNWVNLYAYLDQNKANNGRYRQAVQYVTRIRAYLEHIKTTPQLVNI, from the coding sequence ATGCACAGTAGTTCAACCACTGGGTCTACGAGGCTTTGCCTAAGATCTTTTATTTCTTCTCTCCCCGTTAAAGCACTTGTATTAAGCACTGTATTTATTCCTTTTCACAGCCTGAATGCAAGCAACACTGCCTTGCAGTATGACCAGGTAGTCAACAGTCAGCAGCTGACCGTTGTGGCGGTCAAAAATCCGAGTACCGTCTTTCAGGATGGTGAACATCTGCATGGGTTTGGTTATGACCTGGTGCGTAGCTATGCCAACAACCTGAATGTCAAGCTGGACTTTAAAATTGTTCCTGACAATGCCACTGCCCTGTTATGGGTGGCTAAAGGAAAAGCCAATCTGGCGATGACCACATCAGATATACAGGCTATTGAAAAGCAACGCTTAACTGGGTTCTCTGCGACCTGTGGAGATCAGTATAGCCTGTCCAGCAACGGCCTGAATACCAATCTGAATCTGGTCTTTAAGTCAGCGAATGATCCACTCAGCCAAACAGCAAGCGCTTTTGTCTGTCGCGGCAAACAAAGTGGTGTCATTAAACAGCTGGCTTCTTTTTATAACCGCAATGTGGTACAGCAAGAGTCCTGGAATACCATTCAGCGTGATTTAAGCAATCGCCTGCCCATCTACCAGGCCAGCTTTAAGCAGACAGCCAAACAATATGACCTGGACTGGCATTTACTGGCAGCCATTGGTTATCAGGAATCCTATCTTAAACCGAACTCAGTTTCACCAACGGGTGTACGCGGCCTGATGATGCTGACCAATAGTACAGCCAAAGCAATGGGCGTCAGCAACCGCACCGATCCACTGCAAAGCATCCAGGGTGGTGCCAAGTACTATGACCAGATGCTGGATCGCTACGAGCATATTCCTTATCCAGACCGGAACTGGTTTGCGCTGGTGGCTTATAATATGGGTCCAGGTGCCGTCAATCAGCTGCAAAAGCGGATTCAGGCCCAAGGCAAGAATCCAAATAACTGGGTGAACTTATATGCCTATCTGGATCAGAACAAAGCCAATAATGGCCGTTACCGTCAGGCAGTACAATATGTGACGCGTATCCGTGCTTATTTAGAGCATATCAAGACCACGCCACAGCTGGTAAATATCTAA
- a CDS encoding SCP2 sterol-binding domain-containing protein: MPVFLSDDWFSTVDTLTAQAGNLDLPPALANLAINLVVADTTGNTELSLDGGVIKKGLSSNAKTTLNMDAETLRKVFLEFDMAAAMQAFMTGKIKVQGDMSQLMALQTAKPSQAQKDLFKKVLENTTA, encoded by the coding sequence ATGCCTGTTTTTTTATCTGATGATTGGTTTTCAACTGTAGATACATTGACTGCACAAGCGGGTAATCTGGATTTGCCACCCGCTTTGGCAAACCTTGCAATTAATTTGGTGGTTGCGGATACAACAGGTAATACTGAATTATCTTTAGATGGTGGCGTGATCAAAAAAGGTCTGTCTTCAAATGCGAAAACAACCTTAAATATGGATGCAGAGACCTTACGTAAAGTCTTCCTGGAATTTGATATGGCTGCCGCAATGCAAGCCTTCATGACAGGTAAAATTAAAGTACAGGGCGATATGTCGCAATTAATGGCGCTGCAAACTGCAAAACCAAGTCAGGCGCAAAAAGACCTGTTCAAAAAAGTGCTTGAAAATACGACAGCATAA
- the ttcA gene encoding tRNA 2-thiocytidine(32) synthetase TtcA, with translation MYSPVEPEQGFNFKPEPPTSSAYYRLLKKLRRQVGHAIRDFKMIEDGDKVMVCISGGKDSYTLLDILLQFKRIAPINFDVVAVNLDQKQPGFPEDVLPRYLEENNIPYYILEKDTYSITKKLTPEGKTYCAVCSRLRRGSLYGFAQEIGATKVALGHHRDDILATFFLNLFHGGSLKAMPPKLLSSDKKNILIRPLAYVEEKDIIKYAEMRQFPIIPCNLCGSQDNLQRAIINDMLRDWDKAHPKRLHSIFGALQNVSPSQLADRELFDFEVLDSQREFDFKGSCSTEEAVEGENRRINMVNLGFALD, from the coding sequence ATGTACTCGCCAGTTGAACCCGAGCAAGGATTTAATTTCAAACCTGAACCGCCAACCAGCTCTGCTTACTACCGTTTGTTGAAGAAGCTTCGCCGCCAGGTCGGACATGCCATTCGCGACTTCAAGATGATTGAAGACGGCGATAAGGTCATGGTGTGTATTTCTGGTGGTAAAGACAGTTATACCTTGTTAGATATCCTGCTTCAGTTCAAGCGCATTGCACCGATCAACTTTGATGTGGTGGCGGTAAATTTGGACCAGAAACAGCCAGGTTTTCCTGAAGATGTTCTGCCACGTTATTTAGAAGAAAATAACATTCCGTATTACATCCTGGAAAAAGATACCTATAGCATCACTAAAAAGCTGACACCTGAAGGCAAGACCTATTGTGCAGTCTGTTCACGCTTACGCCGTGGTTCACTGTATGGCTTTGCTCAGGAAATCGGGGCCACCAAAGTGGCGCTGGGCCATCATCGTGATGATATTCTGGCGACTTTCTTCCTGAACCTGTTCCATGGTGGCAGCCTGAAAGCCATGCCGCCGAAGCTGTTGTCTTCTGACAAAAAGAACATCCTGATTCGTCCGCTGGCTTATGTGGAAGAAAAAGACATTATCAAATATGCAGAAATGCGCCAGTTCCCGATTATTCCATGCAACCTGTGTGGTTCGCAGGACAATCTGCAACGTGCCATTATTAATGACATGCTGCGTGACTGGGATAAAGCGCATCCTAAACGTTTGCACAGCATTTTTGGTGCCCTGCAAAACGTATCGCCATCTCAGCTGGCAGATCGCGAGCTATTTGATTTTGAAGTGCTGGACAGCCAACGCGAATTTGATTTTAAAGGCAGCTGTTCGACTGAAGAGGCTGTTGAAGGTGAGAACCGCCGTATCAATATGGTCAATCTTGGCTTTGCCTTAGACTAA
- a CDS encoding lytic transglycosylase domain-containing protein, translated as MKIKLSWLGCHLISAVVCLQSSQLASAGETIYQLRDSNGSTLLTNKKSRYNHLQVEKKTYYPDSNIHSYSNWGNSEAAVLPSYSKNKDAFDAIIRQAAQTHGISEGLIKAVMHTESGFNVHARSPVGAQGLMQLMPATARRFNVSNAYDPHQNIMAGAKYLAWLMKRFNGNTTLALAGYNAGEGNVAKYKGVPPFRETQDYVRRVTSRYQNLYSNGVHVSQASYSASADQGRVIASSAHYTTPATNTAPMQAAAQYQRQVIVNADGSYTDAPIGSYATANASAAAKIYLSD; from the coding sequence ATGAAAATAAAGCTATCTTGGTTGGGGTGTCATCTGATTAGTGCAGTAGTCTGCCTGCAGAGCAGTCAACTTGCCTCTGCCGGTGAAACGATCTATCAATTGCGTGACAGCAATGGCAGTACCTTATTGACCAATAAAAAGAGCCGTTATAATCATTTACAGGTCGAAAAGAAGACCTACTATCCAGACAGTAATATTCACAGTTATAGCAACTGGGGCAACAGCGAAGCTGCTGTTTTACCAAGCTATAGTAAAAATAAAGATGCTTTTGATGCCATTATCCGTCAGGCAGCACAGACCCATGGTATTTCCGAAGGTCTGATTAAAGCGGTGATGCATACCGAATCCGGTTTTAATGTGCATGCACGTTCTCCGGTTGGAGCACAAGGCCTGATGCAACTGATGCCAGCTACGGCACGCCGCTTTAATGTCAGCAATGCGTATGATCCGCACCAGAATATTATGGCAGGTGCCAAATACCTGGCTTGGCTGATGAAACGTTTTAATGGCAATACCACGCTGGCATTGGCCGGCTATAATGCCGGTGAAGGCAATGTCGCCAAATATAAGGGCGTCCCTCCCTTCCGTGAAACTCAGGACTATGTTCGCCGGGTAACGAGCCGTTATCAGAATTTATATAGTAATGGTGTCCATGTTTCACAGGCCAGTTATTCCGCTTCTGCCGATCAGGGCCGGGTGATTGCCAGTTCAGCCCACTATACTACGCCTGCGACCAATACAGCCCCAATGCAGGCTGCTGCTCAATATCAACGTCAGGTGATTGTGAATGCCGATGGCAGCTATACCGATGCTCCGATAGGCTCTTATGCCACCGCAAATGCTTCAGCAGCAGCAAAAATCTATTTGAGTGATTAA
- the htpX gene encoding protease HtpX: protein MMRIGLFLLTNLAVLVVAGIILSLFGVGSYHGAGGLNLGNLLVICFVFGMVGSLISLFMSKWMAKKTTGTELIDPNAPRNQAEAWLLQEVAQLSQRAGIKMPEVGIFPSYQSNAFATGWNKNDALVSVSTGLLERMNKDELRAVLAHEIGHVANGDMVTLALIQGVVNAFVMFFARVAGDFIDRTFFGREEGEAPGIGYFVITIVLDIVFGILASAIVLWFSRYREYRADEAGARLAGKQAMISALLRLQAESEMPDAMPKEMKAFAIAEGQSQGFSLAALFQTHPTIEQRVAALQQLDCP from the coding sequence ATGATGCGGATTGGTTTGTTCTTGCTAACCAACCTCGCGGTACTGGTTGTAGCTGGCATTATTCTGTCACTCTTCGGTGTCGGTAGTTACCATGGCGCGGGTGGCTTGAATCTAGGCAACCTGTTAGTCATCTGTTTTGTGTTTGGTATGGTAGGTTCCCTAATTTCCCTGTTCATGTCTAAATGGATGGCGAAAAAGACCACAGGTACTGAACTGATTGACCCGAATGCGCCACGTAATCAGGCAGAAGCATGGTTACTTCAAGAAGTTGCGCAACTGTCTCAACGTGCTGGTATTAAAATGCCAGAAGTCGGAATTTTCCCGTCTTATCAGTCGAATGCCTTTGCAACTGGCTGGAACAAGAATGATGCGCTGGTATCAGTATCGACAGGCTTGCTGGAACGCATGAACAAAGACGAACTACGTGCAGTGCTGGCGCATGAAATCGGTCACGTTGCCAATGGCGATATGGTCACACTTGCGCTCATCCAGGGTGTAGTGAACGCGTTCGTGATGTTCTTTGCTCGTGTGGCAGGTGATTTCATCGACCGTACTTTCTTTGGCCGTGAAGAAGGCGAAGCTCCAGGGATTGGTTATTTTGTCATTACCATCGTTCTGGATATTGTCTTTGGTATTCTGGCTTCTGCCATCGTGTTGTGGTTCTCGCGCTATCGCGAATACCGCGCTGATGAAGCGGGTGCACGTCTTGCAGGCAAGCAGGCCATGATTTCAGCCTTATTACGTTTACAGGCCGAATCAGAAATGCCGGATGCGATGCCAAAAGAGATGAAGGCCTTTGCCATTGCTGAAGGTCAGTCTCAGGGTTTCAGTCTTGCAGCTCTCTTCCAGACGCACCCGACAATTGAACAGCGTGTCGCGGCCCTACAACAGCTTGATTGTCCTTAA
- a CDS encoding DUF4112 domain-containing protein — MSDSDSKKVLTQQEVIRLERDLAKFANLMDSLVRIPFTKQGVGADAALSTIPVAGDLAGFVLTCYAIYKARQVGVPRSKLNPVMKLAVLDAVVGFIPVVGTIFDIFIRPSRKALDVVHDHIRQEYQILSDDHVVHPFLHESLERKQQQSRFWRNPVVAWVWIHIPDLLGALFLILLTGLIGWGSFVLYQWMSS, encoded by the coding sequence CAGCAAGAAAGTCTTGACCCAACAGGAAGTCATCCGTCTGGAACGGGATCTGGCCAAATTCGCCAATCTGATGGATTCCCTGGTCAGGATTCCATTTACCAAACAGGGCGTAGGAGCAGATGCTGCCTTGAGTACAATTCCAGTCGCGGGCGATCTAGCCGGATTTGTCTTGACCTGTTATGCCATCTATAAAGCCAGGCAGGTTGGTGTACCGCGCAGCAAGTTAAATCCGGTCATGAAACTGGCTGTACTGGATGCCGTGGTCGGCTTTATTCCAGTAGTGGGCACCATCTTTGATATTTTCATACGCCCTAGCCGTAAGGCATTAGATGTTGTGCATGATCATATCAGGCAGGAATATCAGATCCTTAGCGACGATCATGTGGTGCATCCTTTTTTACATGAAAGTCTGGAGCGTAAACAGCAGCAGTCCAGGTTCTGGCGCAATCCTGTGGTGGCCTGGGTGTGGATTCATATTCCTGATCTGCTGGGGGCTTTATTCTTGATTTTGCTGACTGGTCTCATTGGATGGGGGAGTTTTGTATTGTATCAATGGATGAGCAGCTAA